The Kitasatospora albolonga nucleotide sequence GACCGCGAACGCGGGAATCCTGAAGAGGGACAGGTCGAGCAGAGGCGTGTCGAGCCGCCGCTGACGCCGTACGAAGAGCGCGCCGACGGCCGTACCGGCGGCGATGGCGCCCAGCGAGGACGGCCCGACGCCGTCGGCCGCGAGGCTCTTGACCCCGTACACGACCGCGAGCGGAGCCGTCAGGGACAGGACGACGCTGACGGGGTCGAGCCGCCCGGGCCCGGCCGGGCGGAACTCCGGCACCAGGAAGGGGGCGGTGAGCAGCAGCACCAGCATGGTCGGTACGGCGACGAGGAAGACCGAGCCCCACCAGAAGTACTGGAGGAGGACACCGCCGACGAGCGGGCCGAGCGCCCCGCCGCCCATGAAGCTCATCATCCAGATGGTGATGGCGAGGGTGCGCTGCCCCGGGTCGCGGAAGAGGGTGCGGATCACGGAGAGCGAGGAGGGTGCGAGGGAGGCGGCGGCGACGCCCTGGACCGCCCGTGCGGCGATGAGCATCCCGGCGCTGTCCGCGTACGCCGCGAAGACCGAGGCGCCGGTGAAGGCGACCGCCCCGGCCAGCAGGACCCGGCGGTGCCCGAGCCGGTCGCCGAGCGTGCCCATGGTGATCAGGGCACCGGCGACCATGAAGCCGTAGATGTCCGTGATCCACAGCAACTGGGGGCCGCTGGGGTCCAGATCGCGGCTGAGCGTCGGGAGCGCCAGGTAGAGCACCGACATGTTCATCATGACGAGGACGGCCGGAACGCCCAGCACCGCGAGCGCGGTCCACTCCCTGACGCCCGCCCGCTCCGGCGGGGTGCCGGGACGTTCCGGCGGTACGTCTGTCCGCGCCGACTGCGCGTCCGCCCGCTCCGGCGATCCGGGCTCCGGTCGGGTGCTCATCGGCCGGAGTCCGGATCGCCGACGGCGAGCAGGGTCTTGCCCACCGTGGCCCGCGCCTCGATGGCGGCGTGCGCCTCGGCGGCCGAGGCGAGCGGGAAGACCTGGCCGACGACCGGCCGCAGGACGCCGTCCGCCGCGAGCCGCAGCGCCTCACCGATGTAGGCGTGGGTCTCGGCGGGGCCCGGCGCCGCGAAGAGCCCGAGGGTACGGATCTGCCGGGCGGCGAGGTCGTCCTCGTCGAGCTCGGCGTCCGCGCCGCTCGCCATGCCGTAGAGGCTGAGGCGTCCACCGGGGCCCAGGGCGCCCGCCGCCTCGGTGCCGATGGCTCCGCCCACGCCGTCGAAGACGACATCGAGGGCGCCACCGGCCGCGTCCCGGACCCGGCGGAGCCACCGCTCCTCGGAGTAGTCGACATAGGAGGCGCCGAGCGAGGTGACCAGCTCGGCCTTGTGCGCACCGCGCGCGGCCCCGATGACGCGGGCGCCGGCCTGGACGGCGAGCTGCACCAGGAGGCTGCCGACACCCCCGGCGGCGGCCTCCACCAGGACCTTCTCGCCCGGCCGGACCTCCGCCTGCCGGAACAGCAGCAGGGCCGTACGGCCGTCGGCCAGCAGCGCGACCGCGTCCTGGATGCCGAGGCCGGGCGGTACCGGCACCACCTCGTCGGCCCGGGCGAGGGCCCGTTCGGCATAGCCGCCCGCACCGCCGGTCGTGGTGACCACGACCGTACCGGCCAGGGAGGGGTCCACGCCCGGGCCCACGGCGGCGACCCGGCCGCCCACGCCGTTGCCCGGCACGCGGGGGAGCGTGGGGCGGCTGAAGGGGCCGTTGCCCGAGCGGACCTGCGTCTCGACGAAGGTGACGCTCGCGTACGCCACGTCGACGAGCACCTGACCGGGCCCCGGGACCGGGTCCTCCACCTGCCGAGCCCGCAGGACCTCCGGTCCGCCGAACTCCTCCATCACCACGGACAGCATGGCGCCTCCAAACGGATAGATTCGCTTCGTTTGAAAGCTATAACGGAGCGATTCGCTTCGCAAGTGAGTACAGTGGCCCCATGGCCCGACGAGCTCCCCGGTACGCAGAAGCCGAACGCAACGACCGCGCCCTCCTGGAGGCCGCCAGGAAGGTCCTCGCCGTGGACGGCGCCCATACGTCCGTGGCGGCGATCGCGGCCCGCGCGGGCGTCGGCATCGCCAGCCTCTACCGGCGGTACCGCACCAAGGATGAGCTGTTCCAGCACCTGTGCGCGCTCTCGCTCGGGCAGTGGATTCAGGCGGCGGAGGAGGGGCTCGCCCACGACGACGCCTGGGAGGGGCTCGTCCACTACGTCACCGCCGCCATCGAGTTCAGCGCCGGTGCGCTCGGACCGCTGG carries:
- a CDS encoding NADPH:quinone reductase; this translates as MLSVVMEEFGGPEVLRARQVEDPVPGPGQVLVDVAYASVTFVETQVRSGNGPFSRPTLPRVPGNGVGGRVAAVGPGVDPSLAGTVVVTTTGGAGGYAERALARADEVVPVPPGLGIQDAVALLADGRTALLLFRQAEVRPGEKVLVEAAAGGVGSLLVQLAVQAGARVIGAARGAHKAELVTSLGASYVDYSEERWLRRVRDAAGGALDVVFDGVGGAIGTEAAGALGPGGRLSLYGMASGADAELDEDDLAARQIRTLGLFAAPGPAETHAYIGEALRLAADGVLRPVVGQVFPLASAAEAHAAIEARATVGKTLLAVGDPDSGR
- a CDS encoding MFS transporter, with the translated sequence MSTRPEPGSPERADAQSARTDVPPERPGTPPERAGVREWTALAVLGVPAVLVMMNMSVLYLALPTLSRDLDPSGPQLLWITDIYGFMVAGALITMGTLGDRLGHRRVLLAGAVAFTGASVFAAYADSAGMLIAARAVQGVAAASLAPSSLSVIRTLFRDPGQRTLAITIWMMSFMGGGALGPLVGGVLLQYFWWGSVFLVAVPTMLVLLLTAPFLVPEFRPAGPGRLDPVSVVLSLTAPLAVVYGVKSLAADGVGPSSLGAIAAGTAVGALFVRRQRRLDTPLLDLSLFRIPAFAVPAGGMIVVGMLLFGTSLLTSQYLQLVLGFEPLEAGLWQLPTAVGGTVAALWVSGLAARFQPAVLMSAGAALAVLGPVLLTRADGGPGFVVAGSLLLFAGLTPFMALGTGLVVGAAPPERAGAASAVSETGAELGGALGIATLGSVATAVYGGHLADRMPDGVPPELAGPAGETLPAALEVARQLPEELGTALADTARAAFTHSLHVHALILIPLLLALSALTLTLRRRGGEPAGDHGTPDSAAAPAPATD